ACCGGGGGCTCTTCGCCACGTCGGCGGTGGCCACCCTGTGCGCCGCCGCCTGCATCACCAGGGTCCGCTCGGTCCCGTGAAGCTCTCCCGGAGGAGCACGTGAGGCTGCAAGGCAAGATCGTGGTCGTGACCGGCGCGTCGCAGGGCATCGGCGCCGCGACCGCGCGCGAACTGGCCGCCCGCGGCGCCGTGGTCGCCCTGGTGGCGAGGAACGCGGACGCCCTGGACGCCCGGGTGGACGCGATCCGCCGGTCGGGGGGCCGGGCCGCCGCGTTCCCCGCGGACCTGTCCGACCCGACCCGGGCGACCGACCTGGCCGACCGCGTCCGGGCCCACCTGGGCGCCGCGGACGTCGTGGTGAACAACGCCGGCGCCGGCCGCTGGCTGTTCCTGGACGAGACCCCGGTCGACGAGCTGACCGGCATGATCGCCCTCCCGTTCACCGCGGCGCTCCACGTGACCAGGGCGTTCCTGCCGGGCCTGAGGGCGAAGCCGGAAGCGGCCGTGGTCGTGGTGAACTCCCCGGTCTCCCGCCTGCCGATCCCGGGCGCCACCGCCTACGCGGCGTCCCGCTACGCCCTGCGGGGTTTGACGGAAGCGCTGCGCCTGGACCTCAGGGGGACGGGCGTGCGCGTGACCGAGGTGATCCCGGGCAAGGTGAGCAGCGAGTACTTCGCCAACAACCCGGGGGCCGAGGAGCGCATCCCCGCCATCGCCCGCCTGATCCCCACCGCGACCCCGGAGCAGGTGGCGACGAGGATCGGGGAAGCGCTGGCGCGGGACCGCCGGACGGTCGTCTTCCCGTGGCAGCTGAAGGCCTTCGACCTGCTGGGTCGGGTGGCGCCCGCGATGACCGGCTACCTCACCTGGCGGACCGGGACGCACCGCTGAGCCGGCGCGAACCGGCACCCGCCCCGCCGGCCCGGCACCGGACCGCGGGGGCGTCGCCGACCGCCCGCCGATCGTGGCAGGTCGTCCACCGCATCGATCAGGAAGGGCGACCGGGCCTCCCGTGCCCGGCAGGTGATCGGCGCGACTGGTCGACCTGCGGAGACGTGGAGACGGCCCCGGTGTCCGCGCGGGAGGGGCGGACACCGGGGCCGACGTGGTGCCCGCGGACCGGTGCCGGTCGGGGAGGGAAGGTGTGCACAACACCGGCCCGCGGATGTCAGGTGTGTTCAGTTGTGGTCCGGCCGGCCGGCGGTCCGTTCGTCGCGGTCGGGGGTTCGCACGTCCCGGACCGCCGGCCAGTAGGCGGGTGCTCGACCTGGTCGCGTCGGGGGAACGACAGGTCGGAACCGCCCGTCAGTGGGCTCGGGCAACAACTCCCCGGCGCGACCGGGTGACAGGAGGGGTCACCGGCGCCGATCGGAGGTGCCGAGCCGGGCGCGGGGCCAAACCGCCCGCGACCAGGTGTTCGTACGCGGCGCGCCACACCGAGCACGGGCTCTTCTGCTGCCGCCACCGTCCGGAGCACTCGGGGCAGTTGCCCTTCTCGTCCGGTTCGTGCGCGGCGAGCAGCGCCCGCCAACCCTCGGTCAACCGAGGCAGCTCGGAACGTGCCACCGACAGGAGGGACGGGGCGTCGGCTTCGTTGGCCAGCTCGGTGAGCAGGTCCAGCCGTTCCCACACCGCGTTGCGAAGAACTTGTCCGAGGATCTCGTCCACCGAAACGTCACCGTCACCTTTCCGCCTGCTCGGCGGCTTCACGTAGCGCGGCCCTGAGCTGTACGAGTTGGTCGGCCGAGAGGACCGCCGTCTCACCCGGAGGACCGACCAGGACCACGCGGCCCCGGTCGACCATCACGGTGAGGCAGCGCTCCCGGTCGACCACGTCGCTGCAACGAATCCGCCACCAGCGACGCTGCCCGGTCGTGCCGCGCCATCCGGGGTCGAGGTCGGTCGACCCCTGGACGGACACCGGAGCCGGAGCCGGTACGGCGGAACCCGCGACGACCGCGCCACCACCGGTGGCCACCGCCCGCTCGATCAGGTCCACTGCCGTGTCCTCTCCGTGCTCGTTCGCTTACCGGAACCCAGATTGCGATGATTCATGCCGGATCGGGGCGTCACAGCGTTGGCCGGTACGCGTCCTACGGTAAGCGGTCAACGGAGTTCGGCAGGGCCGATCAGCCCTGCCGATCGGTACTTCTCGCAGTCGGGGGAGTGCCCCTACTCTGCCGTTGACGCCCAAGGGACTGTGAGGGGGCGCAATTGAACACCACTGTGAGGGGGCGCAATTGAACACCATCGGTTCGCAAAGCTCTCCTGTTACACCAGACGTCTGGGACCAACAGGAGATGCGGGACGCGCTGGCGCGTCGCGAGATCAGCGCGGTGTACCGGCTGCTGCGACGGCACGGCGTGTCGCAGCGCCAGATAGCGGCGCTGACGGGCCAGTCGCAGTCCGAAGTGTCGGAGATCCTCAAGGGACGCCAGGTCATGGCCTACGACGTCCTCGCGCGGATCGCCGCCGGCTTGGGTGTCCCCAGGGGATACATGGGCCTCGCCTACGACGAGGCCACGGCAGTGAGGGTGGCCGCCACATCGGAGGCGCCCCATTCTGAGGAGGACGAGTCGGTGAAGCGAAGGAAGTTCCTCGCGCACGCCGCCGCCATCACCGTCGGCGCGGCCGTGTTCGGCACGGACTCCGGGTCTTGGGCCTCGTCGCCCGCGCAGACTCCGGCTCCCGGCCGCATCGGCATGACCGACGTCCGCCAGGTCGAGGCCGCCACGCGCGCCCTGCGCACGCTGGACTACCAGTACGGCGGCGGCTCGTGCCGCGACGCCGTCGTCGCGCAGCTGTCGTGGGGGCAGCAGATGCTCGGCGCCAACGCCACCGACCTGGTCAAGGAGCGCCTCTACGTCGCGCTCGCGGACCTGCACAACCTCGCCGGCTGGACGTCGTTCGACACCGGCCTGTACGACTCCGCGCGCAACCACTTCGGCCAGGCGCTCGGCCTCGCGGAGCAGGGGCGCAAGGAGGAGCTGGTCGCGAACATCCTGTACCGGATGGGCCGCGTCTACCTGCACCAGGACGCGCCGGACGACGCGCTGAAGGTGTTCCAGCTCGGCCAGCTGGCCGCGCAGAACTCCGGTTCGAAGCTCGCGGTCGGCATCCTGTGCGCCAACGAGGCGTGGGCCTACGCGAAGATGGGCTCCGACACCCAGGCGCTGAAGCTGCTCGGCCGGGCGCGCGACGAGTTCGCCCGCGCGAACGTCGGCGAGGCGCCCGCGTGGGCGAAGTTCTTCGACGCGAACGACCTGTCCGCCATGATCGGCACGGTGCACACCGAGCTGGCGCAGACGGTGGACGTCAAGTACACCCGCACCGCGGTGCCCGCCCTCACCAAGGCGATCAACGGGTTCGGCGAGGAGATGAGCCGCAGCCGCTCGTTCAACCTCACCTCCCTGTCGATCAACCACCTGCTGGACGGCGACATCGACCACGGCGCGCGCATGGGCCGCCAGGCGATCGAGCTGTCCGAGGGCCTCAAGTCGGTCCGCACGAAGGACCGGATGATCCCGCTCCAGAAGGAAGCGGAGAAGCGCCGCAACAACCCCGACGCGCGTGAGCTGGCCGAACGGGTCGCGAAGTTCACCGGCTCCGACAGCGCCGCTTGATCACCGGGGGCCTCCTGGACGGCCGGTTCACGCCCGACGCGCTGACCGGCGTGCTGGAGCGGCTGTGCGCGCGGCTCGGCCTGGACGGCCGGGGCGCGCGGCTCGTGAAGTTCACCAGCAACGCCGTGTTCGACCTCCCGGCCGACCGCGTCGTGGTCCGGATCGTCGGCTCGATGACGCTCCGCCACCGGGCGCACAACGTCGTCCGGGTCGCGCGGTGGCTCGCCGCGCACGACGTGCCCGCCGTGCGGCTCGTGGAGGACTTCCCGCAGCCCCTGGCCGTCGGGGAGCACCTGGCCACGGTGTGGCACGCGGTGCCGTCGGACGGGCGCCCGGTCGACGGCCGCGACCTGGGCCGGGTGCTGCGGCAGGTGCACGCGCTGCCCGCGCCGGACTTCGACCTCCCGCGCTGGTCGCCGCTGGACGACGTGCGGCGGCGGATCGCGGACGCCGAGGAGCTGTCCGACCCCGACCGCCGGTTCCTGGAGGACCGGATCGAGGACCTGGAGGACCGCTTGGCCGGGCTGCGCACCGCGTTGCCGCAGGGGGTCGTGCACGGCGACGCGCACCTCGGCAACCTGATCCCCAGCCCGTCGGGCCCGGTGATCTGCGACTTCGACTCCACCAGCGCCGGTCCCCGCGAGTGGGACCTGAGCACGCTGCCGGTGGGCGTCGCCCGGTTCGGGCACCCCGCCCGCTGGTACCGCCAACTGGCGCGCGAGTACGGCTTCGACGTCGTGGGCTGGGCCGGTTTCCCGGTGTTGCGGGAGGTCAGGGAGTTGAAGCTGACCACGAGCGTGCTGCCGATCATCCGCAGCCACCCCGACGTCGGCGCGGAACTGCACCGCCGGCTCAACGCCCTGCGCGCCGGCGACACCACCACCCCGTGGACCCCCTACCGCTGAACGCGGCCCCGTGGGAGAACGAACCGGTAACGCTCGCCCCGCGTTCCGCGAATGACGCATCGACGGGGATGCGCGTGACGGGGTCGCGAGGTGCAGGGTGGTCGGAAAGCTGATCGGTGCGAAGCGCAGGCGAGCGAAGCGGGCCCTCCGGTCCGCGCGGATGCTCGACGAGGTCGTCGACACCCAGCTGCCCCTGCTGGCGTCGTTCGACGAGCAGCGCCGCCGCCGGTCGGCCGACTACCTGGCCGAACTGGTGAAGCTCGCCCAGGACTACCGCTACTACGCCAACGGCTGGATCGACGCGCGCGAGCTGGAGCGCCGGGGCAGGTCGGCCATGTCGGTGCTGACCCGGCTGCGCGAGGACCCGTCGAACCACGCGGTCAACGACTAGGCCACCGGGGCGCGCGACAGGACGACCGCCAGGCCGAACGCCACCCCCATGACGGCCAGTTCCACCGCCGCCCACGCCACCAGCGCGGTGGTCCTGTGCTGCGCGATGTGCGGCAGCAGCCGCCACCGGATGTTGGCCCCCAGCAGACCCAGCGCCACCGCGCACAGCGCCTTGCCGACCAGCACCAGCCCGTACGACGTCGAGAACAACGACCCCGGCAGGCTGATCACCGGGTTGAGCGCCAGTTCCAGCACCCCGTTGAACAACCCCGTCACCGTGACCAGCGCCAGCGCCACCGTCGCCAGCTTCGAGAACTTCGGCAGCGCCTCGGCCAGCAACCCCCGCCGGTGCGCGACCAGCACCACCAGCGCGGCCAACCCGCCGGTCCACGCCGCCGCGCCCAGCACGTGCAGCTCCATCGAGATCATGGAGTAGTCGTGGTACTTCCAGTTCGACGCGTGGCCGGTCACCGGGAGCGGGAGCAGGCCGAACATCGAGATCAGGACGCGCAGCTCGGCGGGCACGGACTCGCCGCGCCGCACCGCCATGACGCCGACGAGCACGTACACCAGGGCGCACGCGGCGCTGAACAGCAGCCCTTGCCCGGCACCGACCCGCTGCACGTAGTCCACGACCATCGGCATGGTGAGGTCGGCGTCCGGCCTGGTCTCGTACGCCCTGATCACGATGGACAGCAGCGCCGTGAACGCCCACACCGCCGCCGCCACGACGGCGGCCGGCCGGGCCACCCGCAGGACCGGTTCGGTCATCGCGGGACGGGTGAAGCCCAGCAGCTTCGGCAGCAGGGACAGGCCGACGACGAGCGTCGCGGCCAGGTCGAGCAGGGTGCGGACGAGCGGGTGCCCGACCCGGACCACCACCCCCGGCTCGGCCACGCCGACCACCTCGGGGGTGGTGGACAGGCCGAGACCCAGCAGGACACCGACGGCTCCGCCCGCGAGCAGGCCGCCGGCGACCCAGTACCGGTTCGCGGTGGTGGTGGTCCGGCCCGAGGTCATCGCCCGGGGCCCTCCTTGGCGGGGGAGCCGCCGCGCAGCGCGAGGAACACGCCGCCGCCCAGCAGCACGACGGCCGCCGCGATCCACACCCAGATCGGCACGCCGCCGCCGTCCTGGGCCGCCGCCGAACCGGCGGTGCCCGAGGACTCGGCGGGCGCGGGGGTGCCGCCGCCCGCCGCGGTGGTGGTGAACTTCAGCGAGCCGGTCACCGGGTGACCGTCCGCCGACAGGACGCGGTAGCCGACCGCGTACTCGGCGGCCGGCCCCAGCGGGCGCACCGGGAAGGTGACGCTGTTGTTCTTGACCGTCGGCTCGCCCTCCGCCTCCCAGCGCGTGCCCTCCGGGCCGGTCACGGTGATGGTGTTGAACTTCTCCCCGGCCTGCACGGGCTGGTCGAAGGTCAGCGTGATCGCCGCCGGGCCGGACTCCAGCCGCGCCCCGTCCGCCGGGTCGCTGCTGATCAGCACGTTGTGCGCGAACGCGGTGCCGGCCGTGCCGAGCACGACGGCGCCCGCGACCAGGCCGGCCAGCAGCAGCGAGACGACGCGCCTCATGCCGTCGGCTTGCCCGCTCGGCGGGACCGCAGCACGGCGCCCGCACCGAACCCGAGGCCGAGCGCGCCGACCGCGAGCCCGGCGCCGCCCAGCCAGCGGGCGGTGTCGTCGGTCGCCGAGGCGGCCGACGCGTCGTGCGAGTCGGTCTCCGCGGTGGCCGTGGCGGTGGGGGAGCCGTGGGCGTCGCCGTCGCCCTTCACCAGGTTCAGCACGGGTGCGGGCCGCTCCGGCTCGTCACCGCCCTCGGCGGGCGGCGGGGCGTTCCAGTCGACGACCTCGCCGCTCTCGTAGGTCTGCTTGGTGGGCAGCAGCAACTGCTCGGTGTTGTCCGGCAGCGGGCCGATGGACAGGTCGAACTCGTGGAACTCGCCGGGACCGATGCGGGAGCCCGGGTCCGCGGTCCACGTCACGGTGCGGACGGCCTCGGTCACCTCGCGGCCGTGGCTGGTGACCGGGGTGGCCAGCTTCTCCTTGACCGCCACGGCCTTCCAGCCGGGGACGGGCTTGGTGCTGACCGACGCCAGCGGGTACTCGGCGGGCAGGGTCAGCTCCAGCTTGACCGTGCCGGAGTCGGCGCGCTCGTTCGGCACCCGCAGCGTCACCTTGGTGTAGCCGCCCTGCTTGGCGGGGGCGGGCGTGGACGCGGTGACGTGCGCGGACGCCAGGCCGGCCGTGCCGAGCACGAGGAAACCGGCGGCGGTGAGCACGGCGCCGCCGCGGGCGAGCGCGCGCACGCCGGATCGCTTCATCGACATGGGGGTGTCGCTCCTGAGGACCAGAGGGTTTAGGGGACTCGGGTGATCAGGACCGCGGGAGGCCCCCTGCGCCCGTTCACGCGCCGCAGCAGCACGCCGACCAGCCGGTGCGGGGTCGGCGCCGGCACGGCGACGGGTGCCGTGCCCACCGGCGGGAGCGTGCCGGGGAGCCGGGGCACGAGCCGCCGCACGACCGCCACCAGCGCGTCCAGCGCCGCGTCCGCCCTGGCCAGCAGCAGGCCGGTGAGGAGCGCGGCGACGGCGTGCGCGGCGGTCATGGTGGTCTGGTCGACGCCGAGACCGGGGCCGTCGGCGGTGCGGTGACCGAGGCCGAGCAGCAGGTGCTGCCCCACCTGGGCGACACCGAGGGTGGCCAGCACCGTCCACGGCCGGCGGCCCCGCTCGGCGAGCGCCGTGCCCGCGAACGCCACGAGCAGCGTCAGCGGCAGGGCCGGCGCGAACTCGGTGACCCGCCCGCCCGCGGCGCCGTGCGCGGTCACGGTGAGCGCCGCGGAGGTGACGGCCAGCAGCGCCGCCCGCGCGAAGCGGGTCGGGGCCGGCCGTCTGGTCACAGCCAGAGCCTAGGAGGTCCGGTCACGCCGGCGGGAGCCCCGTCCGTGCGGTCGCGTTTCGACTGGCCCGAACGGGGGAACAGGAATACCCGTGACGACTGATCCGAAACCTGTCGGGGAGTCCTTGCCCGGCGATCCGAAGGCCGACCACCCCGGACGCACCGACCACGTCGTGTTCGGCGTGGCCGCCGTCCTGACGCTCGGGTTCGTCGCCTGGGGGTCTTCGCCACGTCGTCCCTCGGCGCGGCGGCCAAAGCGGCCCTGAGCTGGGTCATCGGCAACCTCGGCTGGGCGTTCGTGCTGTGCGCGTCGGGGTTCGTGCTGTTCGCGCTGTGGCTCGCGGTGAGCCGCTACGGGCGCATCCCGCTCGGCCGCGACGACGAGCGGCCGGAGTTCCGCACCATCTCCTGGGTGGCGATGATGTTCTCCGCGGGCATGGGCATCGGCCTCATGTTCTACGGGGTGAACGAGCCGCTCTCCCACTTCGTGGAGCCGCCGCCGGGCACGGTCGGCGGGGGCACGGACGAGGCGGTGCAGACCGCGATGGCCACCACCCTGTTCCACTGGACGCTGCACCCGTGGGCGATCTACGCCGTCGTCGGCCTGGCCATCGCCTACGGCAGCTTCCGGCGCGGCCGCAGCCAGCTGATCAGCTCCGCGTTCGCCCCGCTCATCGGGCGGCGCCGGGCGAGCGGGGCGGCCGGGCGGGCCATCGACGTGCTGGCGATCTTCGCGACGCTGTTCGGCTCGGCCGCGTCCCTCGGGCTCGGCGCGCTCCAGATCGGCAGCGGGCTGGAGGTCGCGGGCTGGCTGGGCGACGTCGGCAACGGCGTGCTCGTCGGCATCATCGCGGTGCTGACCGCGGCGTTCGTGGTCTCGGCGGTGTCCGGCGTGGCCAAGGGCATCCAGTGGCTGTCGAACACCAACATGGTGCTGGCCGTGGTGCTCGCGGCGTTCG
This region of Saccharothrix longispora genomic DNA includes:
- a CDS encoding aminoglycoside phosphotransferase family protein, whose amino-acid sequence is MDGRFTPDALTGVLERLCARLGLDGRGARLVKFTSNAVFDLPADRVVVRIVGSMTLRHRAHNVVRVARWLAAHDVPAVRLVEDFPQPLAVGEHLATVWHAVPSDGRPVDGRDLGRVLRQVHALPAPDFDLPRWSPLDDVRRRIADAEELSDPDRRFLEDRIEDLEDRLAGLRTALPQGVVHGDAHLGNLIPSPSGPVICDFDSTSAGPREWDLSTLPVGVARFGHPARWYRQLAREYGFDVVGWAGFPVLREVRELKLTTSVLPIIRSHPDVGAELHRRLNALRAGDTTTPWTPYR
- a CDS encoding copper resistance D family protein; translation: MTSGRTTTTANRYWVAGGLLAGGAVGVLLGLGLSTTPEVVGVAEPGVVVRVGHPLVRTLLDLAATLVVGLSLLPKLLGFTRPAMTEPVLRVARPAAVVAAAVWAFTALLSIVIRAYETRPDADLTMPMVVDYVQRVGAGQGLLFSAACALVYVLVGVMAVRRGESVPAELRVLISMFGLLPLPVTGHASNWKYHDYSMISMELHVLGAAAWTGGLAALVVLVAHRRGLLAEALPKFSKLATVALALVTVTGLFNGVLELALNPVISLPGSLFSTSYGLVLVGKALCAVALGLLGANIRWRLLPHIAQHRTTALVAWAAVELAVMGVAFGLAVVLSRAPVA
- a CDS encoding copper resistance CopC family protein, with amino-acid sequence MRRVVSLLLAGLVAGAVVLGTAGTAFAHNVLISSDPADGARLESGPAAITLTFDQPVQAGEKFNTITVTGPEGTRWEAEGEPTVKNNSVTFPVRPLGPAAEYAVGYRVLSADGHPVTGSLKFTTTAAGGGTPAPAESSGTAGSAAAQDGGGVPIWVWIAAAVVLLGGGVFLALRGGSPAKEGPGR
- a CDS encoding SDR family NAD(P)-dependent oxidoreductase, which translates into the protein MRLQGKIVVVTGASQGIGAATARELAARGAVVALVARNADALDARVDAIRRSGGRAAAFPADLSDPTRATDLADRVRAHLGAADVVVNNAGAGRWLFLDETPVDELTGMIALPFTAALHVTRAFLPGLRAKPEAAVVVVNSPVSRLPIPGATAYAASRYALRGLTEALRLDLRGTGVRVTEVIPGKVSSEYFANNPGAEERIPAIARLIPTATPEQVATRIGEALARDRRTVVFPWQLKAFDLLGRVAPAMTGYLTWRTGTHR
- a CDS encoding helix-turn-helix transcriptional regulator, translated to MRDALARREISAVYRLLRRHGVSQRQIAALTGQSQSEVSEILKGRQVMAYDVLARIAAGLGVPRGYMGLAYDEATAVRVAATSEAPHSEEDESVKRRKFLAHAAAITVGAAVFGTDSGSWASSPAQTPAPGRIGMTDVRQVEAATRALRTLDYQYGGGSCRDAVVAQLSWGQQMLGANATDLVKERLYVALADLHNLAGWTSFDTGLYDSARNHFGQALGLAEQGRKEELVANILYRMGRVYLHQDAPDDALKVFQLGQLAAQNSGSKLAVGILCANEAWAYAKMGSDTQALKLLGRARDEFARANVGEAPAWAKFFDANDLSAMIGTVHTELAQTVDVKYTRTAVPALTKAINGFGEEMSRSRSFNLTSLSINHLLDGDIDHGARMGRQAIELSEGLKSVRTKDRMIPLQKEAEKRRNNPDARELAERVAKFTGSDSAA
- a CDS encoding YcnI family copper-binding membrane protein: MSMKRSGVRALARGGAVLTAAGFLVLGTAGLASAHVTASTPAPAKQGGYTKVTLRVPNERADSGTVKLELTLPAEYPLASVSTKPVPGWKAVAVKEKLATPVTSHGREVTEAVRTVTWTADPGSRIGPGEFHEFDLSIGPLPDNTEQLLLPTKQTYESGEVVDWNAPPPAEGGDEPERPAPVLNLVKGDGDAHGSPTATATAETDSHDASAASATDDTARWLGGAGLAVGALGLGFGAGAVLRSRRAGKPTA